Proteins from one Salvelinus namaycush isolate Seneca chromosome 34, SaNama_1.0, whole genome shotgun sequence genomic window:
- the LOC120028375 gene encoding THAP domain-containing protein 5-like → MPKYCSAPNCKNDSGNNNSDRKSFYKFPLQDPARLEQWLKNMGREDWSPSRHQYICHEHFASSSFKLRWGIRYLENNAVPTVFQLTEKRKGEEHSESQKSKRLRHGRKQRTTSFDVGMPASDSTDSDNTVTLYEVTVNPSATEEAELLEERDVTGHTVGLLHTAPLSLLEGRSHDGAARDFPVTVFQTVEDLGGLEEVVSGVTAAILTEGHDLGTTEDVGNFVLSPTSLVMENVSLEMEEELSVSQDDHGGGAQIIAYFETIPNILSSGAAQFSIPSDTVLSSALSPTPIVSTLPIVSKHMPPSPASLILTLERLATEEGQTPEDHMEHRGSQLEEHRYNKNSLSKEQLEAIVTELQKKVKVLQQRHRRHLDKLVGLENTVNQLRQNNLLNEERVHLLERVCIQTSAAVSEAGETVAIIYEQDNTAYLYDGSG, encoded by the exons ATGCCCAAGTATTGTTCTGCACCGAACTGCAAGAATGATTCTGGAAATAACAATTCTGATAGGAAAAGCTTCTACAA GTTTCCACTGCAGGATCCAGCTCGGTTAGAgcagtggttgaaaaacatgGGTCGTGAGGACTGGAGCCCTTCCAGACACCAGTACATCTGTCATGAACATTTTGCATCTTCCAGCTTCAAGCTGCGTTGGGGGATTCGTTACCTGGAGAATAACGCTGTGCCCACTGTCTTCCAGCTCACTGAG AAACGTAAAGGTGAGGAACACAGTGAGAGTCAGAAATCCAAAAGGCTGCGACACGGCAGGAAACAACGGACCACCTCTTTTGACGTTGGGATGCCAGCTAGCGACTCCACAGACAGTGACAACACAGTGACACTCTATGAGGTCACTGTTAACCCCTCAGCGACTGAGGAGGCAGAGCTGCTGGAGGAGCGGGACGTGACTGGTCACACAGTGGGCCTTCTACACACAGCACCTCTGTCACTATTAGAGGGGAGGAGCCATGACGGGGCTGCAAGAGACTTCCCTGTTACTGTGTTCCAGACAGTAGAGGATCTGGGTGGGCTGGAAGAGGTGGTGAGTGGGGTCACAGCAGCCATCTTGACTGAGGGTCATGACCTCGGAACGACGGAAGATGTCGGCAATTTTGTGTTGTCCCCGACATCTCTGGTCATGGAGAACGTCTCTCTTGAGATGGAGGAGGAGCTGTCTGTCTCCCAGGACGACCACGGTGGTGGGGCTCAGATCATCGCCTACTTTGAGACGATCCCCAACATTCTGTCCAGCGGGGCTGCTCAGTTCAGCATCCCCTCAGACACTGTGTTGTCCTCTGCTCTCAGCCCCACACCCATCGTCTCCACACTGCCAATAGTGTCCAAGCACATGCCCCCCTCTCCTGCATCACTTATCCTCACGCTGGAGAGACTGGCGACGGAGGAAGGGCAGACTCCAGAGGACCATATGGAACATCGGGGAAGCCAACTGGAGGAACACCG CTACAATAAGAACAGCCTGAGTAAGGAGCAGCTGGAAGCCATTGTGACAGAGCTTCAGAAGAAGGTAAAGGTATTGCAGCAGCGACACAGGAGACACCTGGATAAACTGGTGGGTCTGGAAAACACCGTCAACCAGCTGAGACAGAACAACTTGCTGAATGAAGAGAGGGTACATCTGCTGGAGAGG GTGTGTATCCAGACCAGTGCTGCTGTATCGGAGGCAGGAGAGACGGTGGCCATCATCTATGAACAGGACAACACAGCGTACCTCTATGACGGATCGGGTTAA